A single Aspergillus puulaauensis MK2 DNA, chromosome 7, nearly complete sequence DNA region contains:
- a CDS encoding dienelactone hydrolase family protein (COG:Q;~EggNog:ENOG410PGI3;~InterPro:IPR002925,IPR029058;~PFAM:PF01738;~go_function: GO:0016787 - hydrolase activity [Evidence IEA]), which translates to MSFSTCCLKTFKWNGTPTGQIGTLANNQAYIASPTTTNPNNNPKSTTAILIVHDLLGWTFPNARLLADHYASEANATVYIPDFFGDEVLPFEPLLAGRFHEVDLPAFRARNAREIREPEIFKCARALRGKYDVVVAVGFCYGGWAVFRLGAQQYINHDGIEGRPRALVDAITAAHPSLLTKEDIDGVTVPVQILAPELDPIFTPELKGYTFESLQRRGVPFDWQHFPGVEHACMTRGDENKPGERRALETGKNAAVAWVKQVEISVEQS; encoded by the coding sequence ATGTCCTTCTCTACCTGCTGTCTCAAAACCTTCAAATGGAACGGCACCCCAACAGGCCAAATCGGCACCCTCGCCAATAACCAAGCCTACATCGCCAGCCCTACCACAACGAACCCTAATAATAATCCCAAATCCACGACTGCAATCCTAATAGTCCACGACCTCCTCGGCTGGACATTCCCCAACGCCCGCCTCCTCGCAGACCACTACGCCTCCGAAGCAAACGCAACAGTCTACATCCCCGACTTCTTCGGCGACGAGGTCCTCCCCTTCGAGCCCTTACTCGCGGGCCGGTTCCACGAGGTTGATCTACCGGCGTTTAGGGCGAGGAACGCCCGGGAGATCCGGGAGCCGGAGATTTTTAAATGCGCCCGGGCGCTGCGTGGAAAGTacgatgttgttgttgctgtcggGTTCTGTTATGGCGGCTGGGCGGTTTTTAGACTTGGGGCGCAGCAGTATATCAATCATGATGGGATAGAGGGGAGACCGAGAGCGCTTGTTGATGCTATCACGGCGGCACATCCTAGTCTTCTAACGAAGGAGGATATCGATGGGGTTACGGTGCCTGTGCAGATTCTGGCGCCGGAGCTAGATCCGATATTTACGCCGGAGTTGAAGGGGTATACGTTTGAGTCGTTGCAGAGGAGAGGGGTACCGTTTGACTGGCAGCATTTTCCGGGCGTTGAGCATGCGTGTATGACGCGGGGAGATGAGAATAAGCCTGGTGAGAGGAGGGCGctggagacggggaagaatGCAGCTGTTGCGTGGGTGAAGCAGGTTGAGATATCCGTTGAGCAATCTTAG
- a CDS encoding isopenicillin N synthase family dioxygenase (COG:Q;~EggNog:ENOG410PIPS;~InterPro:IPR026992,IPR027443,IPR005123;~PFAM:PF03171,PF14226;~go_function: GO:0016491 - oxidoreductase activity [Evidence IEA];~go_process: GO:0055114 - oxidation-reduction process [Evidence IEA]) has protein sequence MSDTFSSIPIIDWRRLQDPATKQAALDDLREAIFVVGFLYLTNHGLEGLVAKTHAKLPELFDLPAEVKEKCDMINSPSFVGYTRLGAETTATKTDLREQYDFGTPGMKTWTEGDNIWERLEGNSQYPDVPGVKELVEDYIAKSATLSQQFMRFVSECLSLPPDTFVDFKGNMDRLKFVKYPQSPPDSQGVGPHKDSTGLFTFLSQDNTGGLQVLNKNGQWIDAPPIEGSLVVNVQQGLEAITGGICAATTHRVIAPTTKTRYSIPFFLGVRMDLTLDQLRDSGAHIVARIPASDDRKKRAVDVPSEFLSPLYSCFGEAYLRNRILSHPDVGRKWYPELYEKYSRQVLA, from the exons ATGTCCGACACCTTCTCTTCAATCCCCATCATCGACTGGCGCCGCCTGCAGGACCCCGCGACGAAGCAGGCAGCCTTGGACGATCTACGCGAGGCCATCTTCGTCGTGGGGTTCTTGTACCTGACGAATCATGGACTGGAG GGTCTCGTGGCGAAAACACACGCGAAACTCCCAGAACTGTTTGATCTCCCTGCGGAGGTTAAGGAGAAGTGCGACATGATTAACTCGCCCTCCTTCGTGGGGTATACGCGTCTCGGCGCTGAGACTACAGCCACAAAGACGGATCTGCGAGAG CAATACGACTTTGGCACGCCGGGGATGAAAACCTGGACAGAGGGCGACAATATCTGGGAGCGGCTGGAGGGGAACAGCCAG TATCCCGATGTCCCCGGGGTAAAAGAACTAGTCGAAGACTACATCGCCAAATCCGCCACCCTGTCGCAGCAATTCATGCGCTTCGTCTCCGAATGTCTGTCCCTTCCACCGGACACCTTCGTCGACTTCAAGGGGAACATGGACCGGCTCAAGTTCGTCAAGTACCCGCAGTCCCCGCCGGACTCGCAGGGCGTTGGTCCGCACAAGGACTCTACCGGTTTATTCACCTTCCTGTCGCAGGACAATACAGGTGGTCTGCAGGTTCTGAATAAAAACGGACAGTGGATTGACGCGCCCCCGATTGAGGGAAGTCTGGTCGTGAATGTCCAGCAAGGTCTTGAAGCCATCACGGGCGGGATCTGTGCGGCGACGACGCATCGGGTTATT GCCCCGACAACCAAAACCCGTTATAgcatccccttcttcctcggggtGCGCATGGACCTAACGCTAGACCAGCTCCGCGACTCGGGTGCGCATATCGTCGCGCGCATCCCGGCGTCTGATGATAGGAAGAAGCGCGCTGTTGACGTTCCGAGCGAGTTTCTGTCGCCTTTGTATTCTTGT TTTGGCGAGGCGTATCTGCGGAATCGCATTCTAAGCCATCCGGACGTTGGGAGGAAGTGGTATCCGGAGTTATATGAGAAGTATTCGAGGCAGGTTCTTGCTTAA
- a CDS encoding RHO alpha subunit C-terminal catalytic domain-containing protein (COG:P;~EggNog:ENOG410PVKN), protein MVQKFLPHGPGSSKMAYEIYRNRHSSESDFKLISDMYARVMGEDKVLCVNAQRNLERGVFTSGQLHPKFEKAPLFFQSTVRDVITEHFEREKNAGKEIWPAKHRLTTKDVDKSDKDEDICAALACGKTAEGLVW, encoded by the coding sequence ATGGTCCAGAAATTCCTCCCCCACGGCCCTGGTAGCAGCAAGATGGCCTACGAAATATACCGAAACCGCCATTCATCCGAATCCGACTTCAAGCTAATCAGTGACATGTACGCGCGGGTGATGGGCGAAGACAAAGTCCTCTGTGTCAACGCACAGCGGAATCTCGAGCGTGGCGTATTTACCTCGGGACAACTCCACCCGAAGTTCGAGAAGGCGCCGCTGTTCTTCCAGAGTACGGTTCGGGATGTTATTACCGAGCACTttgagagagaaaagaatgCGGGCAAGGAGATTTGGCCGGCTAAACATAGGCTTACGACCAAGGATGTCGACAAGAGTGAtaaggatgaggatattTGTGCGGCGTTGGCTTGTGGAAAGACGGCAGagggtttggtttggtga